One genomic segment of Deltaproteobacteria bacterium includes these proteins:
- a CDS encoding class I SAM-dependent methyltransferase, with the protein MKNDKTYNSSHSSTFHLDNHMSRMESPDRAAWQKPEEVITYLALPARSVVCEIGAGPGYFTLRLAKAVGDSGLVYAVEIEPQVLAVLRDRLNAAQVSNVVPVLGLANDPLVPKKMFDCVFLVNTFHHFSDLVGYLKKLKLLLHRGGRIVNIDFHKKPTPMGPPLEARLSCDEFIKLAEDAGLQVLAEHDLLEYQYFVELICTDLD; encoded by the coding sequence ATGAAAAACGATAAAACATACAATTCATCACATTCATCTACTTTTCATCTTGATAACCATATGTCTCGTATGGAGTCGCCAGATCGTGCTGCCTGGCAAAAACCTGAAGAAGTAATTACCTATTTAGCGCTGCCTGCAAGATCGGTGGTTTGCGAAATTGGAGCAGGTCCTGGATATTTTACGTTAAGATTGGCCAAAGCTGTAGGTGATAGCGGCTTGGTCTATGCAGTTGAAATCGAACCACAAGTTCTTGCGGTATTGCGAGATCGTTTAAATGCCGCCCAAGTATCTAATGTTGTGCCCGTGCTTGGTCTTGCTAATGACCCATTAGTACCAAAGAAAATGTTTGATTGCGTGTTTCTCGTTAACACTTTTCATCATTTTTCTGATCTAGTTGGTTATTTAAAGAAATTAAAGTTATTGCTGCATCGTGGTGGGAGAATAGTAAATATTGATTTTCATAAAAAACCGACCCCGATGGGCCCACCATTAGAAGCGCGCCTTAGTTGCGATGAATTTATAAAATTGGCAGAAGATGCTGGCCTACAAGTTTTAGCTGAGCACGATCTGCTCGAGTATCAATATTTTGTTGAGTTGATCTGTACTGACCTCGACTAG